From the Clostridium cagae genome, the window CCCTTAGCATCTGCCACCATATATTCTGTTGAAGCATATCCTATACCTTGTAAGAATCCACCCTCCATTTGACCAACAGCAATGTTGTAATCCATAGGCGTTCCTATATCAAAGCATCCATATGCTCCTAGTATCTTTGCAAGTCCTGTATAAGTATCAACTTCAACTTCTATTGCATTAACTGCCCAAGAATAAGTTGGATAAGCATCACCTTGGAATTTATCAATATAAAATGGAATCATAAAATCTGGTTCTTTATAATGCTCTTCTATAATTTGTTCTTCTCCTTCTACCCATTGATCACGAAGTTTTATAGCTGCACGACGTAAAAGTTCTCCAACAGTCATTAAACTACGAGAGGCAACTGTAGGACCTGAATCTGGTACTACATCAGTATCTGGATATTCATAAAATACATTTTCTAGAGGTAAATTTAGCTCCTTTGCCACTATCTTAGGAAAAGTTGTACGAAGGCCTTGTCCTATATCTGTATTTGAAGCAAGTACTTGAACTCTTCCATCAGGGTATTTGTGCAATTTAGCAACGGCCTTAATAATATCTCTTTCACCTGAACCTGTAAAACCAGCTCCATGAAAATACATAGATATTCCTATTCCTTTTCTATATCTTCCATTTTGATCATTAGAATATTCTTTATGTTTTTTTCTAAAGTCGCAAGCTTTATCGATGCGTTCAATCATATTTGGAATTGGTACTGGAAAATGATATTTACCAGAAGTTGAAGTACTATCTCCTTGTTTTACTAAATGCATTTCCTTAAATTCTAAAGAATCTTTTCCTAAATCCTTTGCAATATGATTCATCATGACTTCAGCAGAGAAAAATGTTTGTGGTGCTCCAAATCCTCTATACGCTCCACTAGGAGTTGTATTAGTTTTTACGGCTCTTCCACGTACTTTAAGGTTTGGAATATTATAAATACCATTTGCGCATATAATTCCCCTTTGAAGAACAACCGCTGATAAAGTTGTATAAGCTCCTCCATTAAATTTTACATCTATATCCATAGCTGTAACTTTTCCATCCTTTACAGCTACTTTATAAGTATTTAATGAAGGATGTCGCTTTGATGTAAACTCCAAGTCTTCTCTTCTATCAAAGATACAACGAACTTTTTTTCCAGCCTTTTTTGCAGCTACAGCAACTTGGCATGCTAAGATAGATGGGAATGCTTCTTTTCCTCCAAATCCACCACCTGTAGCATCTTGCGCTATTCTAACTTTATCTGGGCCAAGATTCATAGCTCTCATAACCGATCCCTTAACATAATATGGACATTGCATAGATCCATGTACGTAAACCTTTTCATTATCCATAACTTCAGCCATGAGTCCTTGAGTTTCTAAATAAGTCTGATCTTGATAACCTGTTTCGAACTCTTCTTCATATATTTTATCTGCCTCTGAAAATGCCTTTTCAACATCTCCCTTTCCAAAACTATAATCAAAAAATACTGTATCAAAGTCTCTTATATTAATAACAGGTTCTAATTCTTCATATATAACTTCAATTTCAGATAATATTTTATTTACAATTTCTTCATTAGGCCCACAAACCATACCTATAGGCTCTCCAATATATTCTACGGTATCTGTTGCATAAACAGGTGTATCATCTTTAACTATGTTAACCTTGTTATCACCAGGTACATCTGTTTTATCAACATAACAATATCCATCTAATAATTTAGGAACCTTTACATCAATAATTTTTGCTTTTGCCTTTGTTGACCTTAGCATTTTACCTATTAAAATATCATCTTCTTCATAATCTCCTACGTAGATAGCTTTTCCTGAAATTTTTGAACTATGGTCTCTTTTAACCACTGATTTACTAATCTTCTCCATATCTACCTCTCCTTTACCCTTTAATGCCCCAGCACTTTTGTTAATATATGTTATATTATATTGCAACAAAAAAATAGCATCAAATTCTTCTTCAGAAGAACTTGGTGCCATCTTCCTAAATACTATTTAACCTCTTCAAAAATATCATAGAAATGCTTAGATGCATATTGTCTAATATCATCTTCATACCTTTGATATTTTGTTAAAAAATCTTCTCCTTCTGGAGTTAAATTTGTCTTTCCGCCTTGCCTTCCACCATGTCGTCTCTCAACAACATTATATCCTAGTGATTTTTCCATCCCATTTAACATACTCCATGCCTTTCCATAAGAAAGCGCCATATGTTTACATGCTCTTTTTACAGAATGTGTTTCTTGAATTAAAAGTAACAACAGCTTTGCTCTAGCATTGAAAAATAATGACTCTTTTTCAATGCTAATACGTATAAAAGGATGTAATAATTTATCATTGTAATATTGTAAAACTCCATCCAATTTTTCTATTTCATCTGCTTCCAAAATAATACCCTCATCTTCTACTTCTAAATACTCTTTTATAATTCCTATACTATTAATAGCTCCGCGCATTCCCTCTTTACCATTATATTCAACAATCTTAGTAATTAAATTACAATTTATAAGTAATGGATGTCCTGCTTTTCCTTTGTAGGATGGAACTATTAACTGTTTGTCTGTTTTTATAAGTTTACTCAAAGTATTTGAAGTATACATAGGAATTGTTGCTGATGTAAAAATAACTTGTTTACATTTATCTTTTAAAAAATTTAGTCCTATTTTAGCAGAATCAAATTTCTCAGTAGAATCATAGTTCTCATTCTTTAAAAATATAACTTCATAATCTGCTAAATGCTGCTCAACCTCTAGTGATTGATACCCTGTAATTACAACAATAGGAGATATTTTAGCTTGTTGAAATGTCAAAATAATGCGTTTTATAATCGATATTGAACCTATTTGAAAAAGTGGAGATATCCCTCCATTATCATTTATCTGTCCTGCCGCTACAATGATTCCACCTGTATTATTCATCTTCCATCATCTCTTCTTTATATTTTATCTTTTTCAGTGAATAAATTATCATTTAATTAATTAACTTAAATTCACCTTGTTTTACCATTTTAACATAAAAAAGATTATTTTTTCAAATTTATACTTAACAAATGTTTAATATTCTAAAGTGTATAAAACAAAAATCCCAACTAGATAAATTTCTAATTAGGATTTCTATTACTGAATTTAATGCCTATTTTTTTATTAATTTTACTACATTTTCAATATGAGAAGTTTGTGGGAACATATCTACCGGCTGAATTTCAACAACCTTGTATCCTTTTTCATCTAAGATTTTTAAATCTCTAGATAATGTACTTGGATCACATGAAACATAAACTACTCTTTCTGGTTTAACATCTCCGATTGCCTCTAATAATTTAATATCGCAACCCTTTCTTGGTGGATCCACAACTATTATATCAGCTTTTACTCCTTCACTTATAAGATTTGGAATTACTTCCTCAGATTTACCAACAAAAAATTCTGCATTATCCACATTATTAAGCTTAGCATTTTCTTTAGCGTTAATAATTGCAGGTTCTATTATCTCAACACCGTACACTTTTTTTGCTTTTTGAGATAAAAATAAAGTTATTGTTCCAGTTCCACAATATGCATCAAAAACAGTTTCATTACCTGTTAACCCTGCATATTCTAATGCTTTATTATACAATATTTCAGTTTGAATTGGGTTAACCTGAAAAAATGATAATGGAGATATATTAAATTTAAATTCCCCTATGTAATCTTTAATAGTATCTTCACCATATAATGTTATACATTCTTCACCTAAAATAACATTTGTATTTTTAGGGTTTATATTTAATACTATACTTTTTATCCCTTTTATATTTTCTAATATTATATGTTTAAATTCATCTAACTTAGGAATATTTGAAGTTGTAGCAACAAGAACAACCATTACTTCATCTGTTTTAAACCCTCTTCTTATCATTAAATGCTTTAAAATACCGTTAGAATTAAACTCTCCATCTATAGTTGCTGGTTCAATATTATTTCTTTTTATCCATTGTTTTGTAAGATTTGCTACATCATCTGCAACTTTATCTTGAATTAAACAATAATCTAAATCTATTATGTCATGACTTCTTGGTGCATAAAAACCTATTACAATTTCATTATTTACTTTTCCGATAGGTAATTGAACCTTATTTCTATATCTATACGGATTAGATTCCATTCCCATAGGATAATTTACTATCTCCTTAGATAATCCACCAATCTTTTCTATACAATCCTTTACTCTTTCCCATTTAAAATCTAATTGTTTTTTATAAGTCATGTGTTGAATTGAACATCCACCACATCTTTTATAATTTGAACATTTAGGTTCTTCTCTATCTTCTGATGTATTAATTATTTTTTCTATCTTACCATATGCATAATTTCTCTTAACTTTTATAATTTTTGTTTTAACTTTTTCACCTTGTAAGGCTCCTTGAATAAATACAGGATATCCTTCTACTTTGGCTACTCCCTCACCTTCATATCCTTGTGATAATATATCTAAAATGTATTCTTTATTTTTTTCTATCAATTTAAAATCCACCTTTTTAATTATAACTTCTATAAATTATATCACATTATAAGTTTTATATAATAGTTTAATTAATAACATTTAAGGTTATAAATTCACTAATTATCTATTTATTTAAGAAGAATAAAATTATTAGAATATCTCTGATTAACAACATATATCTACTCGCATATTTTTCAAAAAGGCAGACTCAGAAAAAATACTTTATTTTACAAAAGTCTCACACATAGCATTAAACTGATTATTTTTATCAACAGAAATAGCTACATTTCTTGATTCACATTTTCCTGAAGAATTAAAAAAACAATTTACTGCCTGACAATTAATTTGAGGATTCATCTTTACTTCGTCCATAGAAGAAAATAATTGCATTACTTCTCCAACATAATTAGTATTAGCAAGAGCCTTTACTTGGTTTATAAATTTATTTGGCTTATAACTTGAACAATTTGTTTCTGCTGTTGTTGTTGAGTCATTTCCTTCAATTAATATATATCCTGCTTGACACATTCCTGCTTCATTATGTACGCAACTCATGGCTGCACAATTTAACATAGTCATAATTATCACTCTTTCTTATATTTTCCTTATGACTTATTTTGCTCCATTATAATAAAACTTATTCTTCACTCAGTCTAATTTACTTATTCACATATCAACAGACTAAAAAAATATAAAAAATTGCAAAGCGACTTTGGAGATGTTGATTTTTTAGCCATGCACCCTTTTGAAATGCAGTGCAAGAATAATTGTGCGACATATGATTATTTTTATTCTTTATATATACTTAAAATATCTCCAAAACACAATATTCTATCATTATCTATAGATTTTAAAGTAATATAAATTCCTACACAATAAAAAAGGCACCCCTAAGGGTGCAAATAGAGAATTAATTTCCAATTAACTCATTCTTATAATTGTAGTCTAATATAATAAATAATATACATTCTATCACAACACACAAAATTATTTTGTTGTTATTTTCATCAATTCTTCTACA encodes:
- a CDS encoding xanthine dehydrogenase family protein molybdopterin-binding subunit, with the protein product MEKISKSVVKRDHSSKISGKAIYVGDYEEDDILIGKMLRSTKAKAKIIDVKVPKLLDGYCYVDKTDVPGDNKVNIVKDDTPVYATDTVEYIGEPIGMVCGPNEEIVNKILSEIEVIYEELEPVINIRDFDTVFFDYSFGKGDVEKAFSEADKIYEEEFETGYQDQTYLETQGLMAEVMDNEKVYVHGSMQCPYYVKGSVMRAMNLGPDKVRIAQDATGGGFGGKEAFPSILACQVAVAAKKAGKKVRCIFDRREDLEFTSKRHPSLNTYKVAVKDGKVTAMDIDVKFNGGAYTTLSAVVLQRGIICANGIYNIPNLKVRGRAVKTNTTPSGAYRGFGAPQTFFSAEVMMNHIAKDLGKDSLEFKEMHLVKQGDSTSTSGKYHFPVPIPNMIERIDKACDFRKKHKEYSNDQNGRYRKGIGISMYFHGAGFTGSGERDIIKAVAKLHKYPDGRVQVLASNTDIGQGLRTTFPKIVAKELNLPLENVFYEYPDTDVVPDSGPTVASRSLMTVGELLRRAAIKLRDQWVEGEEQIIEEHYKEPDFMIPFYIDKFQGDAYPTYSWAVNAIEVEVDTYTGLAKILGAYGCFDIGTPMDYNIAVGQMEGGFLQGIGYASTEYMVADAKGRIRNNSFSDYIIPTAVDVPNLKVDMYVDEKYPYGPYGAKGAGELPLVGAPGAYAEAIEQALGHGAKVNHAPFTAEDTIKVLSEERE
- a CDS encoding NTP transferase domain-containing protein; translated protein: MNNTGGIIVAAGQINDNGGISPLFQIGSISIIKRIILTFQQAKISPIVVITGYQSLEVEQHLADYEVIFLKNENYDSTEKFDSAKIGLNFLKDKCKQVIFTSATIPMYTSNTLSKLIKTDKQLIVPSYKGKAGHPLLINCNLITKIVEYNGKEGMRGAINSIGIIKEYLEVEDEGIILEADEIEKLDGVLQYYNDKLLHPFIRISIEKESLFFNARAKLLLLLIQETHSVKRACKHMALSYGKAWSMLNGMEKSLGYNVVERRHGGRQGGKTNLTPEGEDFLTKYQRYEDDIRQYASKHFYDIFEEVK
- the rlmD gene encoding 23S rRNA (uracil(1939)-C(5))-methyltransferase RlmD, encoding MIEKNKEYILDILSQGYEGEGVAKVEGYPVFIQGALQGEKVKTKIIKVKRNYAYGKIEKIINTSEDREEPKCSNYKRCGGCSIQHMTYKKQLDFKWERVKDCIEKIGGLSKEIVNYPMGMESNPYRYRNKVQLPIGKVNNEIVIGFYAPRSHDIIDLDYCLIQDKVADDVANLTKQWIKRNNIEPATIDGEFNSNGILKHLMIRRGFKTDEVMVVLVATTSNIPKLDEFKHIILENIKGIKSIVLNINPKNTNVILGEECITLYGEDTIKDYIGEFKFNISPLSFFQVNPIQTEILYNKALEYAGLTGNETVFDAYCGTGTITLFLSQKAKKVYGVEIIEPAIINAKENAKLNNVDNAEFFVGKSEEVIPNLISEGVKADIIVVDPPRKGCDIKLLEAIGDVKPERVVYVSCDPSTLSRDLKILDEKGYKVVEIQPVDMFPQTSHIENVVKLIKK
- a CDS encoding DUF1540 domain-containing protein — protein: MTMLNCAAMSCVHNEAGMCQAGYILIEGNDSTTTAETNCSSYKPNKFINQVKALANTNYVGEVMQLFSSMDEVKMNPQINCQAVNCFFNSSGKCESRNVAISVDKNNQFNAMCETFVK